In Scomber japonicus isolate fScoJap1 chromosome 19, fScoJap1.pri, whole genome shotgun sequence, a single genomic region encodes these proteins:
- the txnl1 gene encoding thioredoxin-like protein 1: MVGVKVIGSDPDFQPELAAAGSRLAVVKFTMAGCRPCVRIAPAFNMLSNKYPQVVFLEVDVHVCQATAAANNISATPTFLFFRNRVRVDQYQGADAAGLEEKIKQHTENDPGNNEDSDIPKGYMDLMPFVNKAGCECLNESDDCGFDNCLIKDSTYLESDCDEQLLITMAFNQPVKLFSMKIQSSELAQSPKVVKVFINLPRSMGFDDAERSEATQALDLSEEDYKDDGLIPLRYVKFQNVQSVTLFIKSNQGDEETTKINYLTFIGTPVQATNMNDFKRVVGKKGESH, from the exons ATGGTCGGTGTTAAAGTGATCGGGAGCGACCCGGACTTCCAGCCGGAGCTAGCGGCCGCCGGCTCCAGGCTCGCCGTGGTGAAGTTCACAATGGCCGG GTGTCGGCCCTGTGTTAGAATAGCTCCGGCTTTCAACATGCTGAGCAACAAGTACCCACAGGTTGTCTTCCTCGAAGTAGATGTTCATGTCTGTCAG GCGACGGCAGCAGCCAACAACATCTCAGCAACGCCAACGTTCTTGTTCTTCAGGAACAGGGTGCGGGTGGATCAGTATCAAGGGGCGGACGCTGCCGGTCTGGAGGAGAAGATCAAACAGCACACAGAGAACGACCCCGGTAACAATGAGGACTCCGACATTCCAAAGGGATAC ATGGACCTCATGCCTTTTGTCAACAAAGCCGGGTGCGAGTGCCTCAACGAGAGCGATGACTGTGGCTTCGATAACTGCTTAATCAAAGACTCGACCTACTTGGAGTCTGACTGTGATGAACAG TTGCTGATAACTATGGCTTTCAACCAGCCCGTCAAGCTCTTCTCTATGAAAATACAGTCTTCAGAACTTG CCCAATCCCCTAAGGTGGTGAAGGTGTTCATCAACCTCCCCCGGTCGATGGGTTTCGATGACGCTGAGAGGAGCGAAGCCACTCAGGCTCTGGATCTGTCAGAGGAAGACTACAAAGACGACGGGTTGATTCCTCTGCGCTACGTCAAATTTCAGAACGTACAGAGTGTTACG TTGTTTATCAAGTCAAACcaaggagacgaggagacgacAAAAATCAACTACCTGACATTCATAGGAACCCCAGTGCAGGCCACCAACATGAACGACTTCAAAAGG GTTgtgggaaagaaaggagagagtcACTGA